A window of the Candidatus Neomarinimicrobiota bacterium genome harbors these coding sequences:
- the rnc gene encoding ribonuclease III encodes MRILGKLFRKKDSTPGVSDHFAKNLSAIENTLGYSFSKPHLLERALTHSSFASQNNIRYSYERLEFLGDAVLQLVVSDYLFKTHLHLNEGTLTKYRTILVNGNYLSECALRLDLGKWILLSDSSRRGGQRDNDSIMADVIESLIAAIYLDGGYESALSWVKKHVIAGKADYASELQSFNYKGQLAEKCQRLKMGNPAFEVTKTTGPDHDPIYMIQVSIDGTVVGFGEGRNKKEASQEASEDTLKNWDVFFPGQQ; translated from the coding sequence ATGAGGATTTTGGGGAAACTCTTCAGGAAGAAAGATTCGACACCAGGGGTCTCAGACCACTTTGCAAAAAATCTTTCCGCAATTGAAAATACACTGGGCTATTCATTCAGTAAACCTCATTTGTTGGAACGTGCTCTCACCCACAGCTCCTTTGCCAGTCAGAACAATATTCGCTACTCCTATGAGCGTCTTGAGTTTCTTGGAGATGCTGTTCTACAGCTGGTTGTATCAGATTATCTTTTCAAAACCCATCTTCATCTGAATGAGGGAACACTTACCAAATACCGTACTATCCTGGTGAATGGGAATTATCTCTCGGAATGCGCCCTGAGGCTTGATCTGGGGAAATGGATTCTTCTCAGTGACTCCAGCCGCCGGGGTGGACAACGCGACAATGACTCCATTATGGCTGATGTCATTGAATCACTCATTGCTGCTATTTACCTGGATGGAGGCTATGAGTCAGCTTTAAGCTGGGTTAAAAAACACGTTATTGCAGGCAAAGCTGATTATGCTTCTGAATTACAGTCATTCAACTACAAAGGCCAACTTGCTGAAAAATGCCAACGCTTGAAAATGGGAAATCCTGCTTTTGAAGTCACCAAGACAACTGGTCCAGATCATGATCCTATATATATGATTCAGGTGTCCATAGATGGTACGGTAGTTGGTTTTGGTGAGGGACGCAATAAAAAGGAAGCCAGTCAGGAGGCATCGGAAGATACTCTCAAAAACTGGGATGTATTTTTTCCCGGTCAACAATAG